In the Chaetodon trifascialis isolate fChaTrf1 chromosome 15, fChaTrf1.hap1, whole genome shotgun sequence genome, gacttaggtcgttacagccagcaagtgttacacaaagcaaagaaacagaagGGTTGAGATAGAAAGTGTTCAGgatacagaacagaaaatcatGTATATGTACAAGAATCTTGAGCTCACCTGAAGTGTTTTAATACGCTCAGTCCAACAAACTCTAACTCTTCAGTGTTTACAGTCAGAAGGTGAGGTGTGCTCAGGTGTGCTGTGATGTTACTGCAGGTGGGACTCCTCGGAGGCAGACGGTGACGGTGCAGAGGCCTGCAGAGCAGAGTTTCTCCCACCAGTTTGTTCgacctcagcagctgctggaggggaAGGTAAAGACCAGCGCGCAGACTGGGGACCGCCTGTCTCCAGACGGtctttttgtcttcatcatGTCTCTTTAATGTTGCTCGCGCAGTCAGAATCCTGCTGAATGGACAGCGTGTCTGTTCTTGGTGTGTGTTGTAGGATGCAGAGGCCATCTATCAGTGGCTGAGTGACTTCCAGCTGGAGCAGTATACTGGGAACTTCATCAGTGCTGGTTATGATGTTCCAACCATCAGCAGGATGACTCCCGAGGTGAAGACAGACTGCGGCAGATTGTACCTGTAGAACTGAGCTGCAGTTTGGTGTAAAGTCAGAGTGTCCAGACTGTGAATCACTGTGTCAGACTCATAATGAGAGTAATGTGCTGACTGACTCGCCGATGTCCTCTGTCTCGGTCTGTCTGCAGGATCTGACCGCCATCGGAGTGACCAAACCAGGCCACCGCAAGAAAATCTCCCTGGAGATCAACAACCTGAACATCCCCGAGTGGCTGCCTGAGTACATCCCAGTAAGACTTCCAGCTGTTTACTCACGAATACACGGACTCCCAAACACCGTGATACCAGCTGATCTGAGTGATCTGTTATTTCTCACAGTCTGATCTGGGCGAGTGGCTCAGTGCCATCGGCCTCCCACAGTACCACAAAAAACTCTCTGAAAATGGCTACGACTCCATCAGCATCGTCAAAGACCTCACTTGGGAGGATCTGCAGGAGATCGGCATCACCAAGCTGGGTACGTTGACGTTATGAGTCAGTACGGCTGCTGGGACCAGTGTTTTTACTTTGACGTGATGGTTGAATTTTTCCTCCAGGCCACCAGAAGAAGCTGATGCTGGCGGTGAAGAAGCTGTGTGACATCCAGAGGGCGATCCTTCAGGCTGAATCAGGCCAAGGCACGCTGCGTCGCAAAGCCCCCGGAGCCCTGCACCTGGTCACCATTGAGCCACCTGACGCGGCAGGTGAATGCTCCTCTCCTCACACCCCAAAGATGCTGACCTTCCAGGACAGCGAGCTGAGCACTGAGCTGCAGACGGCCATGTCCGGCCACTACGGTGGCTGTGAGGAAGGCTTCGCCATCAAAAACGCAGTGGGAATGTCCCAGAGCCAGGAGAGCATTGACACCCGGTCCAGGGGCTCCGGACGCTCCCAGGAGCCTCCCACAGCTTCCATCACCCCCCACAGCTGGTCCCAGGAGAGCCTGGATGGCAGCCCCGCCAAGGAGAGGAACCTCCCCGAGGGCTGGGACCAGaggcctctgcagcagcagccgctgCCCAAGCAGGTGCCTTTGGGCACGGCGACCGTATTTAAGTACCCGGCAATCCCATCCAAGCCCAAACTGTCTGGATCTCAGGGCCCCTCACCTCATGGCTCCCCAGCATTGAAGGGTTTCAGCTACCTGCATTCTCACTGTGGCTCCACAGACCTGAGCTCAACTCCAAGGCCTGAGGACCACTCCATGACCCTGATGCCGCCCAAGAAGCGCACCCAGAGCATGACCCGCTACGCCCTGTCGGATGGAGAGCCCGATGAGGATGACGAGGAGGCATCATTTCCTTCTGGAAACCTGTCATCCTATGCCACCTTGACCCGCAAACCCGGTCGCAGCCAGCTGGCTCGAATACAGTCGAGTTCAGAAAAGAATGGCAACGTGGGACGTAGTCAGTCCTTTGCGGTGCGCGCCCGAAAAAAaggtccccctcctcctcctccaaagaGACTGAGCTCAGTGAGCAGCACCACCAGCGGGGAGCTGAGCGACAGCAGCACGACGTCGTCTGCTGGCGGCGCCATTACAGACAGTCCAGTGAGCGTGAGGAGCATTGCAGCCTCTTTGGAAGGCAGGACAGACGGGAAGAACCCGGCAGGACCTAAACCAGACCACATCCAGCAGGAGCCTCCACCGCCCTCTGTCAGCTCTGCAGGGCAGGAACCCAGGGAGGCTGctggggtgaggaggagggtgcaGAGTGAGTGTATTCCCACCCAGACCAGCAGCAGCGCCGAGCCAGATCGAGGGGTGAAGTCTGATTCTGAGGAAGAAGAATCTAAAGGGAGCAGACTGGAGGGCTCCTCCTCCCCTCAGAACAGCTCCAGTGAGTGCATCCCCTTCGCCGAGGAGGGGAACTTAACCATCAAACAGAGACCCAAAGCTCCAGGGCCACCCAGGGCGGAAGCCGTGCTCGAGCCTCCAGAGAAGCCAGCAGCCAAGAACCTGGAGGTGCCCGAGTTTAACCTGAAGGAGTCGGACACGGTGAAGCGCAGACACAAACCCAAAGAcaaggagcagggaggaggttCCCCCAGCAGAGAGGGACAAGGGGCAGCTGGCTCAGAGTCTGGCAGAAGCAGGCCTCCATCTCAGAGCCAGGAAGAGGTCAGTTTGAGGATCAGTGAGGCCAGTCTGGAGAGGCCGGCCAGTCCGGCAACAGGATCACCCATCAAGCCCCCGCTTTCTCCAAAACCACCTGCTGTTGCTCCAAAACCGATCCGCCACAGTCTGCTGGCAGCACAAGGTAAGGTACTCGCAGTGTCTTCTGGGACTTGTTTCTCTTGACTTTGGACTTGTGGAGACTTGCTGGTGTTGACCTGGGACTTGAACCAGGACTTGAAATTGATATTTCACCTGCTGTTGTCTCTTCAGCAGCTGGACTGTCCTCCCCACCTCTGACTGTCAACGTGGTTCAAAGTGTGGCCTTCACCTCCCCGTCATCTCCAGCTCACGGGCCCCCGGCTCCACCTCCGGCCCCTCAGGCCCC is a window encoding:
- the LOC139343800 gene encoding caskin-2-like isoform X2, whose translation is MGKEQDLLQAVKSGDLLSTQKLLSKLKTSRNKLLGSTKRLNVNYQDSDGFSALHHAALTGTTELLSALLEAQATVDIKDSNGMRPLHYAAWQGKAESVLMLLRSGASVNGVSLDGHIPLHLAAQYGHYEVSEMLLQHQSNPCLVNKSKKTPLDLACEFGRVQVAQLLLSSNMVVALLEGERKEPTDSAFTTPLHLAARNGHKDVIRLLLKAGIDINKTTKSGTALHEASLYGKTEVVRLLLDAGVDVNIRNTYNQTALDIVNQFTTSHASRDIKQLLRDATGVLQVRALKDYWNLHDPTALNIRAGDVIMVLEQHVDGRWKGHIHDTQRGTDRVGFFPPSIVEVISRRNGGTLSRHASLPTQRQQLLSRAPLSSSLSSTPQTDDSYTLYAPPTHVVLPLANGLTASTGLSPSRLSQSEFPFEDIWVLRDSCHAGDRNSVGSTGSVGSTRSAGSGQSTESNSAPNGLQHNAGHNDSASKPAPPAVDCGRSDLSTQPDHPAGGTPRRQTVTVQRPAEQSFSHQFVRPQQLLEGKDAEAIYQWLSDFQLEQYTGNFISAGYDVPTISRMTPEDLTAIGVTKPGHRKKISLEINNLNIPEWLPEYIPSDLGEWLSAIGLPQYHKKLSENGYDSISIVKDLTWEDLQEIGITKLGHQKKLMLAVKKLCDIQRAILQAESGQGTLRRKAPGALHLVTIEPPDAAGECSSPHTPKMLTFQDSELSTELQTAMSGHYGGCEEGFAIKNAVGMSQSQESIDTRSRGSGRSQEPPTASITPHSWSQESLDGSPAKERNLPEGWDQRPLQQQPLPKQVPLGTATVFKYPAIPSKPKLSGSQGPSPHGSPALKGFSYLHSHCGSTDLSSTPRPEDHSMTLMPPKKRTQSMTRYALSDGEPDEDDEEASFPSGNLSSYATLTRKPGRSQLARIQSSSEKNGNVGRSQSFAVRARKKGPPPPPPKRLSSVSSTTSGELSDSSTTSSAGGAITDSPVSVRSIAASLEGRTDGKNPAGPKPDHIQQEPPPPSVSSAGQEPREAAGVRRRVQSECIPTQTSSSAEPDRGVKSDSEEEESKGSRLEGSSSPQNSSSECIPFAEEGNLTIKQRPKAPGPPRAEAVLEPPEKPAAKNLEVPEFNLKESDTVKRRHKPKDKEQGGGSPSREGQGAAGSESGRSRPPSQSQEEVSLRISEASLERPASPATGSPIKPPLSPKPPAVAPKPIRHSLLAAQAGLSSPPLTVNVVQSVAFTSPSSPAHGPPAPPPAPQAPQSPSLTAARPQVCVVGPGLLPESSCGTEVVQQRLDQTSTSLEAALKAVERKLKLEDNSDSGANTVKSAGTILDDIGNMFDDLADQLDAMLD
- the LOC139343800 gene encoding caskin-2-like isoform X1; this translates as MGKEQDLLQAVKSGDLLSTQKLLSKLKTSRNKLLGSTKRLNVNYQDSDGFSALHHAALTGTTELLSALLEAQATVDIKDSNGMRPLHYAAWQGKAESVLMLLRSGASVNGVSLDGHIPLHLAAQYGHYEVSEMLLQHQSNPCLVNKSKKTPLDLACEFGRVQVAQLLLSSNMVVALLEGERKEPTDSAFTTPLHLAARNGHKDVIRLLLKAGIDINKTTKSGTALHEASLYGKTEVVRLLLDAGVDVNIRNTYNQTALDIVNQFTTSHASRDIKQLLRDATGVLQVRALKDYWNLHDPTALNIRAGDVIMVLEQHVDGRWKGHIHDTQRGTDRVGFFPPSIVEVISRRNGGTLSRHASLPTQRQQLLSRAPLSSSLSSTPQTDDSYTLYAPPTHVVLPLANGLTASTGLSPSRLSQSEFPFEDIWVLRDSCHAGDRNSVGSTGSVGSTRSAGSGQSTESNSAPNGLQHNAGHNDSASKPAPPAVDCGRSDLSTQPDHPAGGTPRRQTVTVQRPAEQSFSHQFVRPQQLLEGKDAEAIYQWLSDFQLEQYTGNFISAGYDVPTISRMTPEDLTAIGVTKPGHRKKISLEINNLNIPEWLPEYIPSDLGEWLSAIGLPQYHKKLSENGYDSISIVKDLTWEDLQEIGITKLGHQKKLMLAVKKLCDIQRAILQAESGQGTLRRKAPGALHLVTIEPPDAAGECSSPHTPKMLTFQDSELSTELQTAMSGHYGGCEEGFAIKNAVGMSQSQESIDTRSRGSGRSQEPPTASITPHSWSQESLDGSPAKERNLPEGWDQRPLQQQPLPKQVPLGTATVFKYPAIPSKPKLSGSQGPSPHGSPALKGFSYLHSHCGSTDLSSTPRPEDHSMTLMPPKKRTQSMTRYALSDGEPDEDDEEASFPSGNLSSYATLTRKPGRSQLARIQSSSEKNGNVGRSQSFAVRARKKGPPPPPPKRLSSVSSTTSGELSDSSTTSSAGGAITDSPVSVRSIAASLEGRTDGKNPAGPKPDHIQQEPPPPSVSSAGQEPREAAGVRRRVQSECIPTQTSSSAEPDRGVKSDSEEEESKGSRLEGSSSPQNSSSECIPFAEEGNLTIKQRPKAPGPPRAEAVLEPPEKPAAKNLEVPEFNLKESDTVKRRHKPKDKEQGGGSPSREGQGAAGSESGRSRPPSQSQEEVSLRISEASLERPASPATGSPIKPPLSPKPPAVAPKPIRHSLLAAQAAGLSSPPLTVNVVQSVAFTSPSSPAHGPPAPPPAPQAPQSPSLTAARPQVCVVGPGLLPESSCGTEVVQQRLDQTSTSLEAALKAVERKLKLEDNSDSGANTVKSAGTILDDIGNMFDDLADQLDAMLD
- the LOC139343800 gene encoding caskin-2-like isoform X4, producing the protein MGKEQDLLQAVKSGDLLSTQKLLSKLKTSRNKLLGSTKRLNVNYQDSDGFSALHHAALTGTTELLSALLEAQATVDIKDSNGMRPLHYAAWQGKAESVLMLLRSGASVNGVSLDGHIPLHLAAQYGHYEVSEMLLQHQSNPCLVNKSKKTPLDLACEFGRVQVAQLLLSSNMVVALLEGERKEPTDSAFTTPLHLAARNGHKDVIRLLLKAGIDINKTTKSGTALHEASLYGKTEVVRLLLDAGVDVNIRNTYNQTALDIVNQFTTSHASRDIKQLLRDATGVLQVRALKDYWNLHDPTALNIRAGDVIMVLEQHVDGRWKGHIHDTQRGTDRVGFFPPSIVEVISRRNAGDRNSVGSTGSVGSTRSAGSGQSTESNSAPNGLQHNAGHNDSASKPAPPAVDCGRSDLSTQPDHPAGGTPRRQTVTVQRPAEQSFSHQFVRPQQLLEGKDAEAIYQWLSDFQLEQYTGNFISAGYDVPTISRMTPEDLTAIGVTKPGHRKKISLEINNLNIPEWLPEYIPSDLGEWLSAIGLPQYHKKLSENGYDSISIVKDLTWEDLQEIGITKLGHQKKLMLAVKKLCDIQRAILQAESGQGTLRRKAPGALHLVTIEPPDAAGECSSPHTPKMLTFQDSELSTELQTAMSGHYGGCEEGFAIKNAVGMSQSQESIDTRSRGSGRSQEPPTASITPHSWSQESLDGSPAKERNLPEGWDQRPLQQQPLPKQVPLGTATVFKYPAIPSKPKLSGSQGPSPHGSPALKGFSYLHSHCGSTDLSSTPRPEDHSMTLMPPKKRTQSMTRYALSDGEPDEDDEEASFPSGNLSSYATLTRKPGRSQLARIQSSSEKNGNVGRSQSFAVRARKKGPPPPPPKRLSSVSSTTSGELSDSSTTSSAGGAITDSPVSVRSIAASLEGRTDGKNPAGPKPDHIQQEPPPPSVSSAGQEPREAAGVRRRVQSECIPTQTSSSAEPDRGVKSDSEEEESKGSRLEGSSSPQNSSSECIPFAEEGNLTIKQRPKAPGPPRAEAVLEPPEKPAAKNLEVPEFNLKESDTVKRRHKPKDKEQGGGSPSREGQGAAGSESGRSRPPSQSQEEVSLRISEASLERPASPATGSPIKPPLSPKPPAVAPKPIRHSLLAAQAAGLSSPPLTVNVVQSVAFTSPSSPAHGPPAPPPAPQAPQSPSLTAARPQVCVVGPGLLPESSCGTEVVQQRLDQTSTSLEAALKAVERKLKLEDNSDSGANTVKSAGTILDDIGNMFDDLADQLDAMLD
- the LOC139343800 gene encoding caskin-2-like isoform X3, producing the protein MGKEQDLLQAVKSGDLLSTQKLLSKLKTSRNKLLGSTKRLNVNYQDSDGFSALHHAALTGTTELLSALLEAQATVDIKDSNGMRPLHYAAWQGKAESVLMLLRSGASVNGVSLDGHIPLHLAAQYGHYEVSEMLLQHQSNPCLVNKSKKTPLDLACEFGRVQVAQLLLSSNMVVALLEGERKEPTDSAFTTPLHLAARNGHKDVIRLLLKAGIDINKTTKSGTALHEASLYGKTEVVRLLLDAGVDVNIRNTYNQTALDIVNQFTTSHASRDIKQLLRDATGVLQVRALKDYWNLHDPTALNIRAGDVIMVLEQHVDGRWKGHIHDTQRGTDRVGFFPPSIVEVISRRNGGTLSRHASLPTQRQQLLSRAPLSSSLSSTPQTDDSYTLYAPPTHVVLPLANGLTASTAGDRNSVGSTGSVGSTRSAGSGQSTESNSAPNGLQHNAGHNDSASKPAPPAVDCGRSDLSTQPDHPAGGTPRRQTVTVQRPAEQSFSHQFVRPQQLLEGKDAEAIYQWLSDFQLEQYTGNFISAGYDVPTISRMTPEDLTAIGVTKPGHRKKISLEINNLNIPEWLPEYIPSDLGEWLSAIGLPQYHKKLSENGYDSISIVKDLTWEDLQEIGITKLGHQKKLMLAVKKLCDIQRAILQAESGQGTLRRKAPGALHLVTIEPPDAAGECSSPHTPKMLTFQDSELSTELQTAMSGHYGGCEEGFAIKNAVGMSQSQESIDTRSRGSGRSQEPPTASITPHSWSQESLDGSPAKERNLPEGWDQRPLQQQPLPKQVPLGTATVFKYPAIPSKPKLSGSQGPSPHGSPALKGFSYLHSHCGSTDLSSTPRPEDHSMTLMPPKKRTQSMTRYALSDGEPDEDDEEASFPSGNLSSYATLTRKPGRSQLARIQSSSEKNGNVGRSQSFAVRARKKGPPPPPPKRLSSVSSTTSGELSDSSTTSSAGGAITDSPVSVRSIAASLEGRTDGKNPAGPKPDHIQQEPPPPSVSSAGQEPREAAGVRRRVQSECIPTQTSSSAEPDRGVKSDSEEEESKGSRLEGSSSPQNSSSECIPFAEEGNLTIKQRPKAPGPPRAEAVLEPPEKPAAKNLEVPEFNLKESDTVKRRHKPKDKEQGGGSPSREGQGAAGSESGRSRPPSQSQEEVSLRISEASLERPASPATGSPIKPPLSPKPPAVAPKPIRHSLLAAQAAGLSSPPLTVNVVQSVAFTSPSSPAHGPPAPPPAPQAPQSPSLTAARPQVCVVGPGLLPESSCGTEVVQQRLDQTSTSLEAALKAVERKLKLEDNSDSGANTVKSAGTILDDIGNMFDDLADQLDAMLD